One genomic region from Gossypium hirsutum isolate 1008001.06 chromosome D13, Gossypium_hirsutum_v2.1, whole genome shotgun sequence encodes:
- the LOC107918587 gene encoding F-box/kelch-repeat protein At5g60570 isoform X1 yields MFPTFGIFLSYLDIATPPDLEAWTRRAEIMKCCDKVKKYDKVNNSWSVVKRLPVRADSSYGWGLAFKACGNSLLVIGAGGHGGHDDGVIVLHSWNPDEGNRDGQGWNVLAVNAQAGTFVYNCAVMGC; encoded by the exons ATGTTCCCAACATTTGGCATATTCCTCTCTTACTTAGA CATTGCCACACCTCCAGATTTAGAAGCTTGGACCAGGAGGGCAGAAATAATGAAGTGTTGTGATAAGGTTAAGAAATATGATAAGGTTAATAACTCATGGAGTGTTGTGAAGAGACTACCTGTGAGGGCGGACTCTTCTTACGGTTGGGGGCTGGCATTTAAAGCATGCGGAAACAGTTTACTAGTAATAGGAGCTGGAGGTCATGGAGGGCATGATGATGGAGTAATTGTTCTGCATTCTTGGAATCCAGATGAGGGAAACAGGGATGGACAAGGGTGGAATGTGCTTGCTGTCAACGCACAGGCAGGTACTTTTGTGTATAATTGTGCGGTAATGGGCTGTTAA